One Corynebacterium appendicis CIP 107643 DNA window includes the following coding sequences:
- a CDS encoding carbon starvation CstA family protein, translating into MPRDRLEITTTPDGKEHVVGVKPKKVIGTVERIVIGLAAVLAALGWGAIALHRGETINSVWLVLAAIGTYIIGFSLYARLVEYKVVKPRNTRATPAEYVNDGSDFVPTDRRVLFGHHFAAIAGAGPLVGPVMAAQMGYLPSTLWIIIGVVLAGAVQDYLVLAVSQRRRGRSLGQMLKEEVGRIGGVAGSIATMVIMVIIIAVLGLVVVNALAESPWGVFSIAMTIPIALFMGVYGRFLRPGRVAEVSAIGVVLLMAAILGGGYVAETSWGAELFTLSKSTLAVCILIYGVIASVLPVWLLLAPRDYLSTFMKIGVIVMLALAILIDRPEVHMPAITSFGLEGGGPVFSGNLFPFLFITIACGALSGFHALISSGTTPKLLEKETHARAIGYGGMLMESFVAIMALITAVVLDRHIYFAINSPKAKTGGEEATAAEFVNGLNIPGEGVSAEQLTALAEAVGEPSIVSRTGGAPTFAIGMSEIMTNIVGHPGMQAFWYHFAIMFEGLFILTAIDAGTRVARFMMGDMIGNISGLEKFKDPSWRVGSWVSTVLVCGMWGAILVMGVTDPLGGINVLFPLFGIANQLLAAIALCLVTAIVFKKGLFKWVWIPVVPLVWDLIITMTASWQKIFSSDPAIGYFAQHAKYKDARNQGLETFQAAGSPEEIDIVVRNTMIQGILSVFFAALVIVVVVATVVVCVRAVQAHTRGGEIETNEEPDVPSTLFSQRGMFATAEEKAVAKEYSIELNSPAGAGY; encoded by the coding sequence GTGCCGCGCGACAGGCTCGAAATCACCACGACACCCGACGGCAAAGAGCACGTCGTCGGCGTGAAGCCGAAGAAAGTGATCGGCACCGTCGAGCGCATCGTGATCGGTCTTGCGGCGGTGCTCGCCGCACTCGGTTGGGGCGCCATCGCGCTGCACCGCGGCGAGACCATCAACTCGGTGTGGCTCGTGTTGGCGGCCATCGGCACCTACATCATCGGGTTCAGCCTGTATGCCCGTCTCGTCGAATACAAGGTGGTCAAGCCGCGGAACACCCGGGCGACGCCGGCGGAGTACGTCAACGACGGCTCCGATTTCGTTCCCACCGACCGCCGCGTGCTCTTCGGCCACCACTTCGCGGCGATCGCCGGTGCCGGCCCCCTCGTGGGCCCGGTCATGGCCGCGCAGATGGGTTACCTGCCCAGCACGCTGTGGATCATCATCGGCGTCGTGCTCGCCGGGGCGGTGCAGGACTACCTCGTCCTCGCGGTGTCCCAGCGCCGCCGCGGGCGCTCCCTGGGGCAGATGCTCAAGGAAGAAGTGGGCCGGATCGGCGGTGTAGCCGGCAGCATTGCCACCATGGTCATCATGGTGATCATCATCGCCGTGCTGGGCCTGGTCGTGGTCAACGCCCTGGCGGAGTCCCCGTGGGGCGTGTTCTCCATCGCGATGACAATTCCGATTGCTTTGTTCATGGGTGTCTACGGCCGCTTCTTGCGTCCGGGCCGCGTCGCGGAAGTCTCCGCGATCGGCGTGGTGCTGCTTATGGCGGCGATTCTCGGCGGCGGGTACGTCGCGGAGACCTCTTGGGGTGCGGAGCTGTTCACCCTGTCTAAGTCCACGCTCGCTGTCTGCATCCTCATCTACGGCGTGATCGCTTCCGTCCTGCCTGTGTGGCTGCTGCTCGCCCCGCGCGACTACCTGTCCACCTTCATGAAGATCGGCGTGATCGTCATGCTGGCGCTGGCGATCCTAATCGACCGCCCTGAAGTGCACATGCCGGCGATCACCTCCTTCGGTCTCGAGGGCGGCGGACCGGTCTTCTCCGGCAACCTGTTCCCGTTCCTATTCATCACCATCGCCTGCGGCGCGCTGTCGGGCTTCCACGCTCTGATCTCCTCCGGCACCACCCCGAAACTGCTGGAGAAAGAGACGCACGCCCGCGCCATCGGCTACGGCGGCATGCTCATGGAGTCCTTCGTGGCCATCATGGCGCTGATCACAGCTGTCGTGCTCGACCGGCACATCTACTTCGCCATCAACTCCCCGAAGGCGAAGACCGGTGGCGAGGAAGCGACCGCGGCTGAATTCGTCAACGGCCTGAACATCCCTGGCGAGGGAGTCTCCGCGGAGCAGCTGACGGCGCTGGCCGAGGCGGTGGGGGAGCCGAGCATTGTGTCCCGCACCGGCGGCGCGCCGACATTCGCCATCGGTATGTCGGAGATCATGACTAATATCGTCGGCCACCCGGGCATGCAGGCATTCTGGTACCACTTCGCCATCATGTTTGAGGGCCTATTCATCCTCACTGCGATCGACGCGGGCACCCGCGTCGCCCGCTTCATGATGGGCGACATGATCGGCAATATCTCCGGCCTGGAGAAGTTCAAGGATCCGTCCTGGCGCGTGGGCAGCTGGGTCTCCACTGTTCTGGTCTGCGGCATGTGGGGCGCGATCCTCGTCATGGGAGTCACCGACCCGCTCGGCGGCATCAACGTGCTCTTCCCGCTCTTCGGCATCGCCAACCAGTTGCTGGCGGCGATCGCACTCTGCCTTGTCACCGCGATCGTGTTCAAGAAGGGGCTGTTCAAGTGGGTGTGGATCCCGGTGGTCCCGCTCGTGTGGGACCTGATCATCACGATGACGGCGAGCTGGCAGAAGATCTTCAGCAGCGATCCGGCGATCGGCTATTTCGCGCAGCATGCCAAGTACAAGGACGCGCGCAACCAGGGTCTGGAGACATTCCAGGCCGCGGGCAGCCCGGAGGAGATTGACATTGTCGTGCGCAACACGATGATTCAGGGCATCTTGTCTGTCTTCTTCGCAGCCCTCGTCATCGTCGTTGTGGTGGCGACGGTGGTGGTGTGCGTGCGCGCGGTGCAGGCGCACACGCGCGGCGGGGAGATCGAGACCAACGAAGAGCCGGACGTGCCGTCCACCTTATTCAGCCAGCGCGGAATGTTCGCCACGGCGGAAGAGAAAGCGGTGGCGAAGGAGTACAGCATCGAATTGAATTCACCGGCGGGAGCGGGGTACTAA
- a CDS encoding alpha/beta hydrolase family esterase → MKSPRSWRRRIVGATASMLMAVGVLAAPAQAQSIPNVDQLTAGSSNAANAVERAANGAANNANRAWNDMARQVNGAIPKEAGSSVPYNPIPAPAQNPAPAPRQAAGPWRPAAGQPVAPGHNGEIRVGNRSYLIWVPRGYNASRPTPVMVGYSAYQDSTENFRNYSRLRESNVGRDAIIVYPRAIGTSWEGSATSATRPGEDIRFVRAMINDVQRYYNIDRRRIYATGMSTGGGMAAVSACHMADLFAGVAGVSGAYYWPVNSNCQNIPVAFLAYHGTNDTLTNYHGGVRRGTRYLGVPDLFSSYERRNGCNIGRISKTPLSNNATRISATGCKKPVQAIKVHGSNHFWWYNPSTANDMWAVLSRVSK, encoded by the coding sequence ATGAAATCCCCACGTTCTTGGCGCCGCCGAATTGTGGGCGCCACTGCCAGCATGCTCATGGCAGTGGGTGTTCTCGCCGCTCCCGCGCAGGCACAAAGCATTCCCAATGTCGACCAGCTGACAGCCGGCTCCAGCAATGCGGCGAATGCTGTTGAGCGGGCGGCTAATGGCGCAGCGAACAATGCCAACCGTGCGTGGAACGACATGGCCCGCCAAGTCAACGGTGCCATCCCGAAGGAAGCGGGCTCCTCGGTGCCGTACAACCCGATCCCGGCACCGGCTCAGAACCCTGCGCCGGCACCGCGCCAGGCGGCAGGCCCGTGGCGCCCGGCCGCCGGTCAGCCGGTGGCGCCGGGCCATAACGGTGAGATCCGCGTGGGCAACCGCTCCTACCTGATCTGGGTTCCGCGCGGCTACAACGCTTCCCGTCCGACCCCTGTGATGGTGGGGTACTCCGCGTACCAGGATTCCACGGAGAATTTCCGCAACTACTCGCGCCTGCGCGAGTCCAATGTCGGCCGTGACGCGATCATTGTTTACCCGCGCGCGATCGGAACATCGTGGGAAGGCTCTGCCACCTCTGCGACCCGCCCGGGCGAGGACATCCGATTCGTCCGCGCGATGATCAACGATGTGCAGCGCTACTACAACATCGACCGCCGCCGCATCTACGCCACCGGAATGTCCACCGGCGGCGGCATGGCCGCTGTGTCCGCCTGTCACATGGCGGATCTGTTCGCCGGCGTCGCCGGCGTGTCGGGCGCGTACTACTGGCCGGTGAATTCCAACTGCCAGAATATCCCGGTCGCATTCCTCGCCTACCACGGCACGAACGACACTCTCACCAACTACCACGGCGGTGTTCGCCGCGGCACCCGTTACCTGGGTGTGCCTGACCTGTTCAGCTCCTACGAGCGCCGCAACGGCTGCAATATCGGCCGCATCAGCAAGACCCCGCTGAGCAACAACGCCACCCGCATCTCCGCGACCGGATGCAAGAAGCCGGTGCAGGCCATCAAGGTCCACGGCTCCAACCACTTCTGGTGGTACAACCCGTCCACCGCGAACGATATGTGGGCCGTGCTGTCCCGCGTGAGCAAGTAG
- a CDS encoding cell wall-binding repeat 2 family protein — protein sequence MRFTSRLTTTAAIAATTTMLLAGCSAIGGDGSGGSDSSAASDSDSFAASLVKDGSSVIADPDGTGAEVSQKFFSESDTVVVSDGERENQLKAAAIAVELGAPMLTRYSSEKAAATVDAEIERLGADRVINVGEKAGEETDDEDTKLIADTQPVNAETDAEIQAIADQAGAQDGEEKPEEVPIFATEQTSFAAAATAAATKLPVTVLSYADPRVTKESMDQVDGKKAVALGQQFGSSERFQSTIDLAKNGELPGGGGLVFPGRRMIATYGHPSGPALGQMGEQPPAEAVGVVKDWVSQYQELTDEKIIPAFEVIATVASSDPGDDGNFTNESDPEELVPYIDAITEAGGYAVIDLQPGLTTFKEQAVLYEELLKRPNVGLALDAEWKLQPGQQPAAQVGSASAAEINEATEWLAELTRENDLPQKALIVHQFQIAMLPDRENIDTSAPELSFILHADGHGLPEQKFETWNVMRQDLQPQFFMAWKNFIDEDMPMFTPDQTYNTVDPRPWFVSYQ from the coding sequence ATGCGTTTCACTTCCCGTTTGACCACGACTGCCGCGATCGCGGCGACCACGACGATGCTGCTCGCCGGATGCTCCGCAATCGGTGGCGACGGAAGCGGGGGATCCGATTCCTCGGCCGCCTCGGACAGCGATAGCTTCGCGGCGTCCCTGGTCAAAGACGGCTCTTCCGTTATTGCCGACCCGGACGGCACCGGCGCGGAGGTCTCCCAGAAATTCTTCTCTGAATCAGATACCGTCGTCGTCTCCGACGGTGAGCGGGAGAACCAGCTGAAGGCTGCCGCGATCGCAGTCGAGCTCGGCGCGCCGATGCTCACCCGTTACAGCTCCGAAAAGGCCGCGGCCACAGTCGACGCGGAAATCGAGCGCCTCGGCGCCGACCGCGTCATCAACGTGGGGGAGAAGGCCGGCGAAGAGACCGATGACGAAGACACGAAGCTCATCGCCGACACCCAGCCGGTGAACGCGGAGACGGACGCGGAGATTCAGGCGATCGCCGATCAGGCCGGTGCACAAGACGGCGAAGAGAAGCCGGAGGAAGTCCCGATCTTCGCGACTGAGCAGACCTCGTTCGCCGCCGCGGCGACCGCGGCAGCGACCAAACTTCCGGTCACCGTGTTGTCATATGCCGACCCACGCGTGACCAAGGAGTCGATGGACCAGGTCGACGGCAAAAAGGCAGTGGCCCTCGGCCAGCAGTTCGGCAGCTCGGAGCGTTTCCAATCCACGATCGACTTAGCTAAGAACGGCGAATTGCCGGGCGGCGGCGGGCTGGTGTTCCCGGGGCGCCGCATGATCGCCACCTACGGTCACCCGTCCGGCCCCGCATTGGGCCAAATGGGTGAGCAGCCGCCGGCTGAGGCAGTGGGCGTGGTCAAGGACTGGGTGAGCCAGTACCAGGAGCTCACCGACGAGAAGATTATCCCGGCATTCGAGGTGATCGCCACCGTGGCGTCTTCCGATCCGGGCGACGACGGCAATTTCACCAACGAGTCGGACCCAGAAGAACTCGTCCCGTACATCGACGCGATCACCGAGGCAGGCGGTTACGCCGTGATCGATCTGCAGCCGGGCCTGACCACGTTCAAGGAACAGGCGGTGCTCTACGAAGAACTGCTCAAGCGGCCGAATGTCGGCTTGGCGCTCGATGCCGAGTGGAAGCTCCAGCCGGGACAGCAACCGGCGGCGCAAGTCGGTTCGGCCTCCGCGGCCGAGATCAATGAGGCCACGGAATGGCTGGCCGAGCTGACGCGCGAAAATGATCTCCCGCAGAAAGCGCTAATCGTCCACCAGTTCCAGATCGCGATGCTGCCGGACCGTGAGAATATCGACACGTCCGCACCGGAGCTGTCCTTCATCCTGCACGCTGACGGCCATGGCTTGCCGGAGCAGAAATTCGAGACCTGGAATGTCATGCGTCAGGACTTGCAGCCGCAGTTCTTCATGGCGTGGAAGAACTTCATCGACGAAGACATGCCGATGTTCACCCCAGACCAGACGTATAACACGGTCGATCCGCGCCCATGGTTTGTCAGCTATCAATAA
- a CDS encoding isochorismate synthase: MSSRKPDSAPDFLLSRADGSVRTQGSVRSFIDAWDAATALDRGEVPMVVGALPFDRDAPAALTVPESIIREPGTLEPHAYYRTGEGAALSARVTGYDPEPHEHLRRIEAAVATINDSLLDKVVLARAVDIAFNPPVDPRTVAARLIDLSRTRDGFIADLTPAGKHGHMIAGSSPEQLVKREGLKVTSYPLAGSAARVAGDPAADEAAGQALANSQKDLDEHAFVVEHIREILAPLCDDLSIPSRPVLTKTNEMWHLATPITGTLRTPAPNALDLAARLYPTPAVCGTPQHAAEALITTAESDRSFYAGTVGWCDDNGDGEFMVSIRCAEVSGDGTAARAWAGGGLVAASDPEAELAETTAKLRTIQRALGL, encoded by the coding sequence ATGTCTTCCCGCAAACCGGACTCCGCGCCCGATTTCCTGTTGTCGCGCGCGGACGGTTCCGTGCGCACACAAGGGTCGGTAAGGAGCTTTATCGATGCATGGGACGCCGCCACTGCCCTCGACCGAGGCGAGGTCCCCATGGTCGTCGGCGCACTCCCCTTCGACCGCGACGCTCCCGCCGCGCTGACCGTGCCCGAGAGCATCATCAGAGAACCGGGTACGCTCGAGCCGCATGCCTACTACCGCACTGGCGAAGGCGCCGCACTGTCGGCCCGCGTGACCGGCTACGACCCAGAACCGCACGAGCACCTGCGCCGAATCGAAGCTGCGGTGGCCACGATCAACGATTCCCTGCTGGACAAAGTGGTGCTCGCCCGGGCGGTGGACATCGCTTTCAACCCGCCCGTCGACCCCCGCACCGTCGCCGCGCGCCTGATTGACTTGTCGCGCACGCGCGACGGTTTCATCGCCGATCTCACCCCCGCCGGCAAGCACGGGCACATGATCGCCGGCTCCTCCCCAGAGCAACTGGTCAAGCGTGAAGGCTTGAAGGTTACCTCGTATCCGCTTGCCGGTTCCGCCGCGCGCGTTGCCGGCGACCCGGCGGCCGATGAAGCTGCTGGGCAAGCTCTGGCGAACTCACAAAAGGATCTCGACGAGCACGCATTCGTCGTCGAGCACATTCGGGAAATCCTCGCGCCGCTTTGCGACGACTTGTCTATCCCCTCCCGGCCTGTTCTGACCAAGACGAACGAGATGTGGCATCTGGCCACCCCGATCACCGGTACTCTGCGCACCCCCGCCCCGAACGCGCTGGACTTGGCGGCTCGCCTCTACCCCACCCCCGCAGTCTGCGGTACCCCGCAGCATGCCGCCGAGGCCCTCATCACCACAGCCGAATCCGACCGGTCCTTCTATGCAGGCACAGTCGGCTGGTGCGACGACAACGGCGACGGCGAGTTCATGGTGTCCATCCGCTGCGCCGAGGTCAGCGGCGACGGCACCGCCGCACGCGCCTGGGCTGGCGGCGGGCTCGTCGCCGCATCGGACCCCGAGGCTGAGCTCGCCGAGACTACCGCGAAGCTGCGCACCATCCAGCGCGCGCTCGGGCTTTAA
- a CDS encoding 3-isopropylmalate dehydrogenase, with protein MKIAVIAGDGIGPEVMEEGLKVLRAVRGDVELTEYDLGARRYLSNGELLTDEDLASLREHDAILLGAIGDPERVPAGVLERGLLLPLRFKLDHYVNLRPSKLYPTAVSPLANPGEIDFVVVREGTEGLYAGNGGTLRQGTPAEVACEVSQNTRYGVERLVRHGFETAMARRKKLTLVHKTNVLTNAGALWQNTVDEVAKEYPEVAVDYNHIDAATIYLVTDPGRYDVIVTDNLFGDILTDLAGAVAGGVGLACSGNIDASRTNPSMFEPVHGSAPDIAGKGLADPTAMILSVAMMLRWLDDEASAVRIEDAVAADVSARKDAARDAGDNDRETGSFTERVGTRIAEFLK; from the coding sequence ATGAAAATTGCGGTTATTGCAGGGGACGGCATCGGCCCCGAGGTGATGGAAGAAGGCCTCAAGGTTCTGCGCGCGGTGCGCGGGGACGTGGAGCTCACCGAGTACGACCTCGGCGCGCGCCGCTATCTGAGCAACGGCGAGCTGCTGACCGACGAGGACTTGGCCAGCCTGCGCGAGCACGACGCGATTCTGCTCGGTGCGATCGGCGACCCGGAGCGTGTCCCGGCCGGCGTGCTGGAGCGTGGCCTGCTGCTTCCGCTGCGCTTCAAGCTGGACCACTACGTGAACTTGCGCCCGTCGAAGCTGTACCCGACCGCAGTGAGCCCGCTGGCCAACCCGGGCGAGATCGACTTCGTGGTCGTCCGCGAGGGCACTGAGGGCCTCTACGCCGGCAACGGCGGCACCCTGCGCCAGGGCACTCCTGCGGAGGTCGCGTGCGAGGTGTCCCAGAACACCCGTTACGGCGTTGAGCGCCTGGTCCGCCACGGTTTCGAGACCGCGATGGCTCGCCGCAAGAAGCTCACGCTGGTGCACAAGACTAACGTGCTCACCAATGCTGGTGCACTGTGGCAGAATACCGTCGATGAGGTGGCCAAGGAGTACCCGGAGGTCGCCGTCGACTACAACCACATCGACGCCGCGACGATCTACCTGGTCACCGACCCGGGCCGCTACGACGTGATCGTCACCGACAACCTCTTCGGCGACATCCTCACCGACTTGGCTGGCGCGGTCGCCGGCGGCGTGGGTCTGGCGTGCTCCGGCAATATTGACGCCTCCCGCACCAACCCGTCGATGTTCGAGCCGGTCCACGGTTCCGCGCCGGATATCGCGGGTAAAGGGCTTGCGGACCCGACCGCGATGATCCTGTCCGTGGCTATGATGCTCCGCTGGCTTGACGACGAAGCGTCTGCCGTCCGCATCGAAGATGCCGTCGCAGCGGATGTCTCAGCCCGGAAGGATGCCGCACGGGATGCTGGCGATAATGATAGGGAAACTGGGAGCTTCACTGAAAGGGTGGGAACCCGCATCGCGGAATTCCTGAAGTAG
- a CDS encoding YbdD/YjiX family protein, producing MGAIAHGAVAAFKWTNWYIKELMGDNDYAKYCAHQRAHHPDAELMTEREFWKARWAHQEANPGSRCC from the coding sequence ATGGGCGCGATCGCACACGGCGCCGTCGCGGCGTTCAAGTGGACGAATTGGTATATCAAGGAGCTGATGGGGGATAACGACTACGCGAAGTACTGCGCCCATCAGCGCGCGCACCATCCGGATGCGGAACTGATGACGGAACGGGAGTTCTGGAAGGCACGGTGGGCTCACCAAGAGGCCAATCCGGGCAGCCGTTGTTGTTAA
- a CDS encoding fumarylacetoacetate hydrolase family protein translates to MRFGRIATPEGMTFAVIDDDATTAKQIKATPFTEPEYTGKEWKLDDVRLLAPMLPSKVVAIGRNYADHVAEVFKQSSEHLPPTLFLKPPTAVIGPEAPIKIPDFATRVEFEGELALVIGRPCKNVKAEDWKSVVRGVTIVNDVSSRDLQFSDGQWARAKGIDTFCPLGPWIETDLDKFDFDNLPIKAHLTHDGATETKQDSNSNQMIWKLGTIIEFITSAYTLLPGDVICTGSPAGTAEMVPGDTIEVEIGGIGKLRNPVERA, encoded by the coding sequence ATGCGTTTTGGACGAATTGCCACACCTGAGGGAATGACCTTCGCGGTCATCGACGATGACGCGACCACTGCGAAGCAGATCAAAGCTACTCCGTTCACCGAACCCGAGTACACGGGCAAGGAGTGGAAGCTCGACGATGTGCGGTTGCTAGCGCCGATGCTTCCCAGCAAGGTGGTGGCGATCGGCCGCAACTACGCCGACCACGTCGCCGAGGTCTTCAAGCAGTCGTCCGAGCACCTGCCTCCGACGCTGTTCCTCAAGCCGCCGACAGCGGTCATCGGCCCCGAAGCGCCGATCAAGATCCCGGACTTTGCCACCCGCGTCGAGTTCGAAGGCGAGCTGGCTCTCGTGATTGGCCGTCCGTGCAAGAATGTCAAGGCTGAAGACTGGAAGTCTGTCGTTCGCGGTGTGACCATCGTCAACGACGTCTCGTCACGCGACCTTCAATTCAGCGACGGCCAGTGGGCGCGCGCCAAGGGCATCGATACATTCTGCCCACTGGGCCCGTGGATCGAGACCGATCTGGACAAATTCGACTTCGACAACCTGCCGATCAAAGCGCACCTGACTCACGACGGTGCGACGGAGACGAAGCAGGACTCGAATTCTAACCAGATGATCTGGAAGCTCGGCACGATCATCGAGTTCATCACTTCGGCCTATACTCTGCTGCCGGGCGACGTCATCTGCACCGGGTCGCCAGCGGGCACCGCGGAAATGGTCCCGGGCGACACCATCGAGGTGGAGATCGGGGGAATCGGCAAACTCCGTAACCCGGTTGAGCGCGCCTAA
- the serA gene encoding phosphoglycerate dehydrogenase, with product MSTVTASVSNPEAKPVVLIADKLAQSTVDALGDSVEVRWVDGPNREELLAAVPEAQALLVRSATTVDKEVLEAAPDLRIVGRAGVGLDNVDVDTATERGVMVVNAPTSNIHSACEHAIALLLSTARQIPAADKTLRDGEWKRSSFKGVEIYGKTVGIVGFGHIGQLFAQRLAAFETEIIAYDPYANPSRAAQLGVELVELEELISRADFVTIHLPKTKETQGMFNAELLAKAKEGQIIINAARGGLVDEQALADAIVNGPIRGAGFDVYSTEPCTDSPLFALDEVVVTPHLGASTSEAQDRAGTDVAGSVLKALAGEFVPDAVNVVGGAVGEEVALWLELARKLGLLAGKLLDDAPASLRVTARGELSTEDPSTLGLSAVRGLFSGIVEEQVTFVNAPAIAESRGLDVESGVANESRDHRSALEVQVVSAGGETATVEGALTGLERVEKIVRINGRGVDMRAQGRNLFLSYTDKPGALGHVGAQLGEQGINIEAAALTQSAKGDGAFLILRVESEVPADLEASVAKSIEADCFQLVLD from the coding sequence ATGAGCACCGTGACCGCATCTGTGTCCAACCCTGAAGCAAAGCCCGTCGTTCTCATTGCGGATAAGCTCGCGCAATCCACCGTGGACGCGTTGGGCGACTCCGTCGAGGTGCGCTGGGTGGACGGCCCGAACCGCGAGGAGCTGCTCGCGGCGGTGCCGGAGGCGCAGGCCCTGCTCGTTCGTTCCGCCACCACAGTGGACAAGGAAGTGCTCGAGGCCGCGCCGGACCTGCGCATCGTGGGCCGTGCGGGTGTCGGTCTGGACAACGTCGACGTGGACACCGCCACCGAACGCGGCGTAATGGTGGTCAACGCTCCGACTTCGAATATCCACTCCGCGTGCGAGCACGCGATCGCCCTGCTGCTGTCCACCGCGCGCCAGATCCCGGCCGCGGACAAGACGCTGCGCGACGGCGAGTGGAAGCGCTCGTCCTTCAAGGGAGTGGAGATCTACGGCAAGACCGTCGGCATCGTGGGCTTCGGCCATATCGGCCAGCTGTTCGCCCAGCGCCTCGCCGCATTCGAGACCGAGATCATCGCCTACGACCCGTACGCGAACCCGTCGCGCGCAGCACAGCTCGGCGTCGAGCTCGTGGAGCTGGAGGAGCTCATCTCCCGCGCCGACTTCGTCACCATCCACCTTCCCAAGACCAAGGAAACGCAGGGCATGTTCAATGCCGAGCTCTTGGCGAAGGCGAAGGAAGGCCAGATCATCATCAACGCCGCGCGCGGAGGGCTCGTCGATGAGCAGGCGCTTGCCGACGCCATCGTGAACGGCCCCATCCGCGGCGCAGGTTTCGACGTGTACTCGACGGAGCCCTGCACGGATTCTCCATTGTTCGCCCTCGACGAAGTCGTGGTCACGCCGCACCTGGGGGCGTCGACAAGCGAGGCGCAGGACCGCGCGGGTACCGATGTCGCGGGCTCTGTGCTGAAAGCGCTGGCCGGCGAGTTCGTGCCGGACGCCGTCAACGTCGTCGGTGGCGCCGTGGGCGAGGAGGTCGCTTTGTGGCTCGAGCTCGCGCGCAAACTCGGCCTGCTTGCGGGCAAGCTTCTCGACGACGCACCGGCGTCCCTCCGCGTCACTGCCCGCGGTGAGCTGTCCACCGAGGACCCGTCGACTCTCGGCCTGTCCGCCGTGCGCGGCCTCTTCTCCGGCATCGTCGAGGAGCAGGTGACCTTCGTCAACGCTCCTGCCATCGCCGAGTCCCGTGGCCTGGACGTCGAGTCCGGTGTGGCGAACGAGTCCCGCGACCACCGCTCCGCACTCGAGGTGCAGGTCGTCTCCGCGGGCGGTGAGACCGCGACTGTCGAGGGCGCGCTGACCGGTCTTGAGCGCGTGGAGAAGATCGTGCGCATCAACGGCCGCGGCGTGGATATGCGTGCTCAGGGCCGCAACCTGTTCCTGTCCTACACCGACAAGCCGGGCGCCCTCGGCCACGTCGGTGCTCAGCTCGGCGAGCAGGGGATCAATATCGAGGCCGCTGCTCTCACTCAGTCCGCGAAGGGCGACGGCGCGTTCCTCATTCTCCGCGTCGAGTCCGAGGTTCCGGCGGACCTCGAGGCATCTGTCGCGAAATCCATTGAAGCCGACTGCTTCCAGCTCGTGCTCGACTAG